From Corvus cornix cornix isolate S_Up_H32 chromosome 6, ASM73873v5, whole genome shotgun sequence, one genomic window encodes:
- the ANKRD1 gene encoding ankyrin repeat domain-containing protein 1, which yields MTMMMKVEELVTGKKVDDKETGSFLPEDFKNGEYEAAVRLEKQEDLKTIPEHSLTRGDLAYEKEKKLEAELKKKKLEARSKLENLEDLEKIIQLKKKKKCKKVKVPVLKKPEPEVITGPVDIPTFFKAALENKLPVIEKYLSEKGDPNVCDKFKRTALHRACSEGHLEVVKKLVEAGARLEQKDMLHSTALHWACRGGNLDVLKFLLDKGININARDKLLSTPLHVAVRTGRYDCGEHLIACEADLNARDREGDTPMHDAVRLNRYKIIRLLILHGADLTLKNCEGKTPMDLVLQWQNGTKEIFNSLKDNSKKSAHLGKF from the exons ATGACGATGATGATGAAAGTAGAAGAGCTG GTGACAGGGAAGAAGGTGGATGATAAAGAGACTGGCAGCTTCCTCCCTGAGGACTTCAAAAATGGAGAGTATGAAGCTGCCGTAAGATTAGAGAAGCAGGAGGACCTAAAGACAATCCCTGAGCACTCATTGACTCGAGGTGATCTGGCTtatgagaaggagaaaaaactaGAAGCAGAG ctgaagaagaagaaattagaGGCCAGGTCAAAACTTGAAAACTTGGAGGATCTTGAAAAAATTATCcagctgaagaagaagaaaaaatgcaagaaagtGAAAGTGCCTGTTTTAAAGAAACCTGAACCAGAAGTTATT ACAGGACCTGTGGATATCCCCACATTCTTCAAAGCTGCACTGGAGAATAAGTTGCCCGTAATTGAAAAATACCTGTCAGAAAAAGGGGATCCAAATGTCTGTGATAAG TTCAAACGCACTGCACTGCACAGGGCGTGCTCTGAAGGACATCTAGAGGTGGTGAAAAAGTTGGTGGAAGCTGGAGCCCGGCTTGAACAGAAAGACATG CTTCATTCtacagctctgcactgggcaTGCCGGGGAGGGAATCTGGATGTTCTGAAATTCTTACTGGACAAAGGGATAAACATAAATGCAAGAGACAAG CTGCTCAGCACGCCCTTGCACGTGGCTGTGCGAACAGGTCGCTACGACTGCGGAGAGCACCTCATTGCCTGTGAAGCAGATCTCAACGCCAGAGACAGG GAAGGAGACACACCAATGCACGACGCCGTGAGGCTGAACCGCTACAAAATCATCAGGCTCCTGATCCTGCACGGAGCAGACCTGACTCTAAAGAACTGC GAAGGGAAAACTCCTATGGATCTTGTTCTTCAGTGGCAGAATGGCACCAAAGAGATATTCAACAGCCTGAAAGACAATTCTAAAAAGAGTGCTCATCTAGGTaaattctga